A single Xylanimonas cellulosilytica DSM 15894 DNA region contains:
- a CDS encoding cytochrome c oxidase subunit 4, with amino-acid sequence MKFETKLFLYLAPFFVVVGVIYGFAVDWQEPVGFLGLPLIGGLMAMVGAYLALTARRIDARPEDDENGEIADGAGDQGVFAPWSWWPLVIAAASALAFLGLAVGWWVVYLGFVLGVIGLVGWVFEFSRGQHAH; translated from the coding sequence GTGAAGTTCGAGACCAAGCTCTTCCTCTACCTCGCACCGTTCTTCGTCGTCGTCGGAGTCATCTACGGCTTCGCGGTCGACTGGCAGGAGCCGGTGGGCTTCCTCGGCCTGCCGCTCATCGGTGGCCTCATGGCGATGGTGGGCGCGTACCTCGCCCTCACCGCGCGCCGCATCGACGCCCGCCCTGAGGACGACGAGAACGGCGAGATCGCCGACGGCGCGGGCGACCAGGGCGTGTTCGCACCCTGGTCCTGGTGGCCGCTGGTCATCGCCGCCGCCTCAGCACTCGCGTTCCTCGGCCTGGCCGTGGGCTGGTGGGTCGTGTACCTGGGCTTCGTGCTCGGCGTGATCGGCCTGGTCGGCTGGGTCTTCGAGTTCAGCCGCGGCCAGCACGCCCACTGA
- the ctaD gene encoding cytochrome c oxidase subunit I translates to MAVSASHGVELVPGLSPQRQSLGRTVVKWITSTDHKTIGYMYLITSVIWFCIGGVLALVIRAELFEPGIQIVQSKEQYNQLFTMHGTIMLLLFATPLFAGFANIIMPLQIGAPDVAFPRLNMFAFWLFLFGGAIAGAGFFTPQGAASFGWFAYAPLSNTTFSPGLGGDLWVFGLALAGFGTILGAVNFITTIITMRAPGMTMFRMPIFTWNTLITSLLVLMAFPPLASALFALGADRRFGAQVFNPDNGGAILWQHLFWFFGHPEVYIIALPFFGIVSEVLPVFSRKPIFGYKGLIYATIAIAALSVTVWAHHMYVTGAITLPFFAFMTMLIAVPTGVKFFNWIGTMWRGKLTFETPMLWSIGFLVTFLFGGLTGVILSSPAMDFHISDTYFVVAHFHYVVFGTVVFAMFAGFYFWWPKFTGRMLDERLGKIHFWMLFIGFHTTFLIQHWLGVIGMPRRYADYMPEEGFTWMNQVSTVGSFVLGASMLPFFWNVYTTWRRAPLVTVDDPWGYGRSLEWATSCPPPRHNFTSLPRIRSESPAFDLHHPEVAAMEHPELYPQYVGTVTTTTERAGK, encoded by the coding sequence ATGGCCGTGTCCGCATCCCACGGCGTCGAGCTGGTCCCGGGGCTCTCGCCCCAGCGCCAGAGCCTCGGCCGCACGGTGGTCAAGTGGATCACCTCGACCGACCACAAGACCATCGGGTACATGTACCTGATCACGTCGGTGATCTGGTTCTGCATCGGTGGCGTCCTCGCCCTGGTGATCCGTGCCGAGCTCTTCGAGCCCGGGATCCAGATCGTGCAGAGCAAGGAGCAGTACAACCAGCTCTTCACGATGCACGGCACGATCATGCTGCTGCTGTTCGCGACGCCGCTGTTCGCAGGCTTCGCGAACATCATCATGCCGCTGCAGATCGGCGCCCCCGACGTCGCGTTCCCGCGGCTGAACATGTTCGCCTTCTGGCTGTTCCTCTTCGGTGGCGCGATCGCCGGTGCCGGGTTCTTCACCCCGCAGGGCGCCGCATCCTTCGGCTGGTTCGCCTACGCGCCGCTGTCGAACACGACGTTCAGTCCAGGGCTCGGTGGCGACCTGTGGGTCTTCGGCCTCGCGCTCGCCGGGTTCGGCACCATCCTCGGCGCCGTCAACTTCATCACGACGATCATCACCATGCGCGCGCCCGGCATGACGATGTTCCGCATGCCGATCTTCACCTGGAACACGCTCATCACGAGCCTCCTGGTGCTGATGGCCTTCCCGCCGCTGGCCTCCGCGCTCTTCGCGCTCGGCGCGGACCGTCGCTTCGGCGCCCAGGTGTTCAACCCGGACAACGGCGGCGCCATCCTCTGGCAGCACCTGTTCTGGTTCTTCGGCCACCCCGAGGTGTACATCATCGCGCTGCCGTTCTTCGGCATCGTCTCGGAGGTCCTGCCGGTCTTCAGCCGCAAGCCGATCTTCGGCTACAAGGGCCTCATCTACGCGACGATCGCCATCGCAGCCCTGTCCGTGACCGTGTGGGCGCACCACATGTACGTGACCGGTGCGATCACCCTGCCGTTCTTCGCGTTCATGACGATGCTCATCGCCGTGCCCACCGGTGTGAAGTTCTTCAACTGGATCGGCACGATGTGGCGGGGCAAGCTCACGTTCGAGACACCCATGCTGTGGTCGATCGGCTTCCTCGTCACGTTCCTCTTCGGTGGCCTGACGGGCGTCATCCTGTCGAGCCCGGCCATGGACTTCCACATCTCCGACACGTACTTCGTGGTCGCCCACTTCCACTACGTGGTGTTCGGCACCGTCGTGTTCGCGATGTTCGCCGGCTTCTACTTCTGGTGGCCGAAGTTCACGGGCCGCATGCTCGACGAGCGCCTGGGCAAGATCCACTTCTGGATGCTGTTCATCGGCTTCCACACCACCTTCCTCATCCAGCACTGGCTGGGCGTGATCGGCATGCCGCGCCGCTACGCGGACTACATGCCGGAGGAGGGGTTCACCTGGATGAACCAGGTCTCGACCGTCGGCTCGTTCGTCCTGGGCGCCTCGATGCTGCCGTTCTTCTGGAACGTGTACACCACGTGGCGTCGCGCTCCGCTCGTGACGGTGGACGACCCGTGGGGCTACGGCCGCTCGCTCGAGTGGGCGACGTCCTGCCCGCCGCCGCGCCACAACTTCACCTCGCTGCCGCGCATCCGTAGCGAGTCCCCGGCCTTCGACCTGCACCACCCGGAGGTTGCTGCCATGGAGCACCCCGAGCTGTACCCGCAGTACGTGGGGACCGTGACGACGACCACCGAGAGGGCCGGCAAGTGA
- the coxB gene encoding cytochrome c oxidase subunit II, producing the protein MQSKPTPRATRAILRATAIAGAVAVLASGCASDTVKRGYLPGYADGEVTNRTEGITSLWVGSWVAALAVGLITWGLMLWCVAAYRKRRDDDQLPVQTRYHVPLELMYVIVPLAMVLVLFYHTDRVMTEVTSVSGEADVHVQVIGKQWSWDFNYLDDGVYDTGQHLIDVGGQTAEDQLDGAPGTSTALPTLYLPVGETVEFTLDSRDVIHSFWIPAFLYKQDMIPGHTNTFEVVPEREGTYAGKCAELCGQWHSGMLFNVKVVSRAEYDARMDELRALGQTGELGLDLNRHQEAPASAETEEAAH; encoded by the coding sequence TTGCAGTCGAAGCCCACTCCCCGCGCCACGCGGGCCATCCTGCGCGCGACGGCGATCGCCGGCGCGGTCGCCGTGCTGGCCTCCGGCTGCGCGAGCGACACCGTCAAGCGCGGGTACCTGCCCGGTTATGCCGACGGGGAGGTGACCAACCGGACCGAAGGCATCACCAGCCTGTGGGTCGGGTCCTGGGTCGCCGCCCTCGCCGTCGGCCTGATCACCTGGGGCCTGATGCTCTGGTGCGTCGCCGCGTACCGCAAGCGCCGTGACGACGACCAGCTCCCGGTGCAGACGCGGTACCACGTGCCGCTCGAGCTCATGTACGTGATCGTGCCGCTCGCGATGGTCCTCGTGCTCTTCTACCACACCGACCGCGTGATGACCGAGGTCACGTCGGTGTCCGGGGAAGCCGACGTGCACGTCCAGGTGATCGGCAAGCAGTGGAGCTGGGACTTCAACTACCTGGACGACGGCGTCTACGACACGGGTCAGCACCTCATCGACGTCGGCGGGCAGACCGCCGAGGACCAGCTCGACGGTGCTCCCGGGACGTCCACCGCGCTGCCCACGCTCTACCTGCCGGTGGGGGAGACCGTCGAGTTCACGCTCGACTCGCGCGACGTCATCCACTCGTTCTGGATCCCCGCGTTCCTCTACAAGCAGGACATGATCCCGGGCCACACGAACACGTTCGAGGTCGTGCCCGAGCGTGAGGGCACGTACGCCGGCAAGTGCGCCGAACTGTGCGGCCAGTGGCACTCCGGGATGCTCTTCAACGTCAAGGTCGTCTCCCGTGCGGAGTACGACGCCCGGATGGACGAGCTGCGTGCGCTCGGCCAGACCGGCGAGCTCGGACTCGACCTGAACCGCCACCAGGAGGCCCCGGCCTCCGCCGAGACCGAGGAGGCCGCGCACTGA
- the erpA gene encoding iron-sulfur cluster insertion protein ErpA, protein MTDTLETATHGVVLTDVAADKVRSLLEQEGRDDLRLRVAVQPGGCSGLIYQLYFDERLLDGDALVDFDGVGVVVDKMSVPYLEGAKVDFADTIEKQGFTIDNPNAGSSCACGGSFA, encoded by the coding sequence ATGACCGACACTCTCGAGACCGCCACGCACGGCGTGGTCCTGACCGACGTCGCCGCCGACAAGGTCCGCAGCCTCCTGGAGCAGGAGGGACGCGACGACCTCCGGCTGCGCGTCGCCGTGCAGCCCGGCGGCTGCTCGGGCCTGATCTACCAGCTCTACTTCGACGAGCGCCTGCTCGACGGCGATGCCCTCGTCGACTTCGACGGCGTGGGCGTCGTCGTCGACAAGATGAGCGTCCCGTACCTCGAGGGCGCCAAGGTCGACTTCGCGGACACGATCGAGAAGCAGGGCTTCACGATCGACAACCCGAACGCCGGCAGCTCGTGCGCCTGCGGCGGATCCTTCGCCTGA
- a CDS encoding DJ-1/PfpI family protein, with protein sequence MTTSAGPHVGILVFDGAEELDVVGPFAVLAAWTSRSALQPTVTTFSRDGHGVRLAHGLRLVPSGSADDVGPLHLLVHPGGAGIRPLLADAEHLAWLRSVREATPLVASVCTGALVLAAAGLLAGRPATTHHEHFDELVAIDHSVVVDTEARFVDDGDVVTSAGVAAGIDMALHLVARLESPQMALTIRRLLAHDSTADVDDGL encoded by the coding sequence GTGACCACGAGCGCCGGCCCGCACGTCGGGATCCTCGTGTTCGACGGGGCCGAGGAGCTCGACGTCGTCGGCCCCTTCGCCGTGCTCGCGGCGTGGACGTCGCGCTCGGCGCTGCAGCCGACCGTCACCACGTTCTCCCGGGACGGCCACGGCGTGCGGCTGGCGCACGGGCTGCGACTGGTGCCCAGCGGGTCCGCCGACGACGTCGGGCCGCTGCACCTGCTGGTGCACCCTGGTGGTGCCGGCATCCGGCCCCTCCTCGCCGACGCCGAGCACCTGGCGTGGCTGCGGTCGGTCCGGGAAGCCACTCCCCTGGTCGCGAGCGTGTGCACCGGCGCGCTGGTGCTCGCCGCCGCCGGGTTGCTGGCCGGGCGGCCCGCCACCACCCACCACGAGCACTTCGACGAGCTGGTGGCCATCGACCACTCCGTCGTCGTCGACACGGAGGCGCGCTTCGTGGACGACGGCGACGTCGTCACCTCCGCGGGCGTCGCCGCGGGCATCGACATGGCGCTGCACCTGGTGGCACGCCTGGAGTCCCCGCAGATGGCCCTGACGATCCGGCGGCTGCTCGCGCACGACTCGACCGCGGACGTCGACGACGGGCTGTGA
- a CDS encoding acyl-CoA thioesterase: MSRVLQLAWKTFRPRKPVPGRHVLDPSETVMRVNVADLDILWHVNNGTYLQMADVARWNYIADLGGMERLNEQRWYPVVAASTVKYRRSLQLGERFRITTSVLGWDERVVYLEQVFRRGDELCATAWVAGRFLSRDGERIAPQDVVALLGDAAPAASPPLPAEVAAWARALDVAPR, from the coding sequence ATGAGTCGTGTGCTGCAGCTCGCCTGGAAGACCTTCCGCCCGCGCAAGCCCGTGCCCGGCAGGCACGTGCTCGACCCGTCCGAGACCGTGATGCGGGTCAACGTCGCCGACCTCGACATCCTCTGGCACGTCAACAACGGCACGTACCTGCAGATGGCGGACGTGGCGCGATGGAACTACATCGCCGACCTCGGCGGGATGGAGCGGCTGAACGAACAGCGCTGGTATCCCGTCGTCGCGGCGTCGACCGTGAAGTACCGGCGCTCGCTCCAGCTCGGCGAGCGGTTCCGCATCACCACGAGCGTGCTCGGCTGGGACGAGCGGGTGGTCTACCTCGAGCAGGTGTTCCGCCGCGGCGACGAGCTGTGCGCGACGGCGTGGGTCGCCGGGCGGTTCCTCTCACGCGACGGCGAACGGATCGCACCGCAGGACGTCGTCGCGCTGCTCGGCGACGCCGCCCCGGCGGCCTCTCCCCCGCTGCCCGCCGAGGTCGCGGCGTGGGCGCGCGCGCTGGACGTGGCCCCGCGCTGA
- a CDS encoding dipeptidase: protein MTAQSPVPAPAPDNAVVETLRAVVDEQFPALQDDLVSLVRIPSIAMAAFDQAHVEASAQAVAELLRGAGLPEVQVLRSLRPDGEPGAPAVVARRPAPAGAPTVLLYAHHDVQPVGEGWETDPFDPVQVGERLFGRGAADDKAGVVAHLGALRALTAANLMPEVGVTVFVEGEEEDGSPSFRAFLEEHRELLAADVIVVADSANWKVGVPALTTSLRGLVDGFVEVQVLDHAVHSGMFGGPVLDALALLSRLVATLHDDAGDVAVAGLVQAPEPAVEYDEAAYRDESSVLDGVRLAGTGSLAARMWTKPALSVIGIDATPVAHASNTIAPSARAKLSLRLAPGQDPQAAAAALEAHLLAHAPFGARVTWTTKEQGKPFLAPADTAAMRAARAAFAASWGTEPVDTGIGGSIPFIADLLEVFPQAAILVTGVEDPDSRAHGANESVHLGELRKVVVAEALLLTQVAATLGR, encoded by the coding sequence GTGACCGCTCAGAGCCCCGTTCCCGCCCCCGCGCCCGACAACGCCGTCGTCGAGACCCTGCGTGCCGTCGTCGACGAGCAGTTCCCGGCCCTCCAGGACGACCTCGTCTCGCTCGTGCGCATCCCGAGCATCGCCATGGCCGCGTTCGACCAGGCCCACGTCGAGGCGTCCGCCCAGGCGGTGGCCGAGCTGCTGCGCGGCGCCGGCCTGCCGGAGGTGCAGGTGCTGCGGTCGCTGCGGCCCGACGGCGAGCCCGGCGCTCCCGCCGTCGTCGCACGCCGGCCGGCCCCCGCGGGCGCCCCGACCGTGCTGCTGTACGCGCACCACGACGTCCAGCCCGTGGGGGAGGGCTGGGAGACCGACCCGTTCGACCCAGTCCAGGTCGGCGAGCGCCTGTTCGGGCGGGGTGCGGCCGACGACAAGGCGGGCGTCGTCGCCCACCTGGGCGCGTTGCGCGCGCTGACGGCGGCGAACCTGATGCCCGAGGTCGGGGTGACCGTGTTCGTCGAGGGCGAGGAGGAGGACGGCTCGCCGTCCTTCCGTGCGTTCCTCGAGGAGCACCGCGAGCTGCTGGCGGCCGACGTCATCGTCGTCGCCGACTCCGCCAACTGGAAGGTGGGCGTCCCGGCGCTCACGACGTCGCTGCGCGGCCTCGTGGACGGCTTCGTCGAGGTGCAGGTGCTGGACCACGCCGTGCACTCCGGCATGTTCGGCGGTCCGGTGCTCGACGCGCTCGCGCTGCTCTCGCGTCTGGTCGCCACGTTGCACGACGACGCCGGCGACGTCGCGGTGGCGGGCCTCGTGCAGGCGCCGGAACCGGCCGTGGAGTACGACGAGGCGGCCTACCGCGACGAGTCGTCGGTGCTCGACGGCGTCCGCCTGGCCGGCACCGGGTCCCTCGCGGCGCGGATGTGGACCAAGCCGGCGCTGTCCGTGATCGGCATCGACGCGACCCCCGTCGCGCATGCCTCCAACACGATCGCGCCGAGCGCGCGGGCGAAGCTCTCGCTGCGTCTGGCGCCGGGGCAGGATCCGCAGGCTGCGGCGGCCGCCCTGGAGGCGCACCTGCTGGCGCACGCCCCGTTCGGCGCCCGGGTCACGTGGACCACCAAGGAGCAGGGCAAGCCGTTCCTCGCGCCCGCCGACACCGCCGCGATGCGTGCGGCCCGCGCCGCGTTCGCGGCGTCGTGGGGCACCGAACCGGTCGACACCGGCATCGGCGGCTCGATCCCGTTCATCGCCGACCTGCTCGAGGTGTTCCCGCAGGCCGCGATCCTGGTGACCGGCGTCGAGGACCCGGACTCGCGCGCGCACGGCGCGAACGAGTCGGTCCACCTCGGCGAGCTGCGCAAGGTCGTGGTCGCCGAGGCGCTGCTGCTCACCCAGGTGGCCGCGACGCTGGGCAGGTGA
- a CDS encoding DUF3043 domain-containing protein: MFSRNKSAPSAAADAVAQAAEIEQSGAIGKGRPTPKRSQAEAANKRPLVPADRRAAARDARAKQKENRAKAYAGMQRGEERFLPARDRGAQRRYIRDYVDARWNLGEFFLPVAFGFILANFVVLQFGEVAAFIVLVALYVIVLVAIADAVILWFRLKRKLIEKFGTLEKGTAMYAVMRAFQLRRSRIPRPTHKSHGVWPE, encoded by the coding sequence GTGTTCTCCCGCAACAAGTCCGCGCCCTCCGCCGCGGCCGACGCCGTCGCCCAGGCCGCCGAGATCGAGCAGTCCGGTGCCATCGGCAAGGGCCGCCCGACGCCGAAGCGTTCCCAGGCCGAAGCCGCCAACAAGCGCCCTCTCGTCCCTGCCGACCGCCGCGCCGCCGCGCGTGACGCGCGGGCCAAGCAGAAGGAGAACCGCGCGAAGGCCTACGCGGGCATGCAGCGGGGTGAGGAGCGCTTCCTCCCCGCGCGTGACCGGGGCGCCCAGCGCCGGTACATACGCGACTACGTGGACGCCCGCTGGAACCTCGGCGAGTTCTTCCTGCCGGTGGCGTTCGGCTTCATCCTCGCGAACTTCGTGGTCCTCCAGTTCGGCGAGGTCGCCGCGTTCATCGTGCTCGTCGCGCTGTACGTCATCGTCCTGGTCGCCATCGCCGACGCCGTCATCCTGTGGTTCCGGCTCAAGCGCAAGCTCATCGAGAAGTTCGGGACGCTCGAGAAGGGCACCGCGATGTACGCCGTCATGCGGGCCTTCCAGCTCCGCCGGTCGCGCATCCCGCGGCCGACGCACAAGTCGCACGGCGTCTGGCCGGAGTAG
- a CDS encoding aldo/keto reductase family protein: MVNYRYLGNSGLKITEITYGNWLTHGSQVENDVATACVHAALDAGITSFDTADVYANGAAESVLGAALQGQRRESLEVFTKVFWTTGPGGANDSGLSRKHILESINGSLKRLRTDYVDLYQAHRFDHETPLEETMQAFADVVRQGKALYIGVSEWTADQIRQGQALAKDLGFSLISSQPQYSMLWRVIEDEVVPASKEQGLSQIVWSPIAQGVLTGKYLPGQALPAGSRATDEKGGKNMIARFLDDDVLARVQGLRPVADELGITMAQLAVAWVLQNDNVAAAIVGASRPEQVRENVAASGVTIPAELMATIDEVLGDVVQRDPSLTAASSPAKRPS; the protein is encoded by the coding sequence ATGGTCAACTACCGATACCTCGGCAACAGTGGTCTGAAGATCACGGAGATCACCTACGGCAACTGGCTCACCCACGGATCGCAGGTCGAGAACGACGTCGCCACCGCGTGCGTGCACGCCGCGCTCGACGCCGGGATCACCTCGTTCGACACGGCGGACGTGTACGCGAACGGCGCGGCCGAGTCCGTGCTCGGCGCAGCCCTGCAGGGCCAGCGCCGCGAGTCGCTGGAGGTGTTCACCAAGGTCTTCTGGACGACGGGCCCCGGCGGCGCGAACGACTCCGGCCTGTCGCGCAAGCACATCCTGGAGTCGATCAACGGCTCGCTGAAGCGCCTGCGCACGGACTACGTCGACCTGTACCAGGCGCACCGCTTCGACCACGAGACGCCGCTCGAGGAGACGATGCAGGCGTTCGCCGACGTCGTCCGCCAGGGCAAGGCGCTGTACATCGGCGTCTCCGAGTGGACCGCCGACCAGATCCGCCAGGGTCAGGCCCTCGCGAAGGACCTCGGCTTCTCCCTCATCTCCTCCCAGCCCCAGTACTCGATGCTGTGGCGCGTCATCGAGGACGAGGTGGTCCCGGCCTCGAAGGAGCAGGGCCTCTCGCAGATCGTCTGGTCGCCGATCGCCCAGGGCGTGCTCACCGGCAAGTACCTGCCTGGTCAGGCGCTGCCCGCCGGCTCGCGCGCGACGGACGAGAAGGGCGGCAAGAACATGATCGCCCGCTTCCTGGACGATGACGTGCTGGCCCGCGTCCAGGGCCTGCGCCCGGTGGCCGACGAGCTCGGCATCACCATGGCTCAGCTCGCGGTCGCATGGGTGCTCCAGAACGACAACGTGGCCGCCGCCATCGTCGGCGCGTCGCGCCCCGAGCAGGTCCGCGAGAACGTCGCGGCCTCGGGTGTGACGATCCCCGCCGAGCTCATGGCGACGATCGACGAGGTGCTCGGCGACGTCGTCCAGCGCGACCCGTCGCTGACGGCCGCCTCCAGCCCCGCGAAGCGCCCCAGCTGA
- a CDS encoding YczE/YyaS/YitT family protein, whose product MTMTPSAQRRATQLLLGLLGFALSMALMLHAGQGGMPWDVLHQGIVRRTGLPFGVVVVAASVLVLLAWIPLRQKPGVGTIANVVVIGATVDPFLALLDQAVPEPGTGLRVVLALAGIVLNGVATAAYIGSRLGPGPRDGLMTGLVARTGRPVREVRTAIEVVVVLTGWALGGTFGWATVAYALGVGPVVQLAARRLAPALTVRGRPAVRPTATRTTP is encoded by the coding sequence ATGACCATGACGCCGTCGGCCCAGCGCCGCGCGACCCAGCTCCTCCTCGGCCTGCTCGGCTTCGCCCTCTCGATGGCGCTCATGCTGCACGCCGGCCAGGGCGGCATGCCGTGGGACGTGCTGCACCAGGGCATCGTGCGCCGCACCGGGCTGCCCTTCGGCGTCGTCGTCGTGGCGGCCAGCGTTCTCGTGCTGCTCGCCTGGATCCCGCTGCGGCAGAAGCCAGGCGTCGGGACGATCGCCAACGTCGTCGTCATCGGTGCGACCGTCGACCCGTTCCTCGCGCTGCTCGACCAGGCCGTGCCCGAGCCCGGCACCGGGCTGCGGGTCGTCCTCGCGCTCGCGGGCATCGTGCTCAACGGCGTGGCGACGGCCGCGTACATCGGGTCGCGGCTCGGACCGGGGCCGCGCGACGGGCTCATGACCGGGCTGGTGGCCCGCACCGGGCGTCCGGTGCGCGAGGTGCGCACCGCGATCGAGGTCGTCGTCGTGCTGACCGGCTGGGCGCTCGGCGGCACGTTCGGCTGGGCGACGGTGGCGTACGCGCTGGGCGTCGGCCCGGTGGTCCAGCTCGCCGCCCGCCGCCTCGCGCCCGCGCTGACGGTGCGGGGTCGGCCAGCTGTCAGGCCCACCGCGACGCGGACGACGCCCTGA
- a CDS encoding quinone-dependent dihydroorotate dehydrogenase, with amino-acid sequence MKPYHLFFDTVFKRMDPEDAHHLAFTWIGLAGRVPVLRDVVQGALAPYLGRGLGGPGSVEVLGTTYGAPFGLAGGFDKDARAVRGLTMLGFAYVEVGTITPRPQPGNDAPRMFRELGLRGLRNRMGFNNEGAHAAAASLRRLRSTTAGAQVRIGVNIGKNKTTSAENAAEDYALCARVLAPYADYLVVNVSSPNTPGLRDLQTTAELRPILTAARDAADTATSGAGLPRVPLLVKIAPDLADDDVDAVADLALELGLDGVAAVNTTIGHDLGPGGLSGPPLLERGLEVVGRLRARLGEGPAIIGSGGITTPDDARAYLAAGANLVQGYTGFIYEGPFWAARLNRALVADAKAAR; translated from the coding sequence GTGAAGCCGTACCACCTGTTCTTCGACACCGTCTTCAAGCGCATGGACCCGGAGGACGCCCACCACCTGGCGTTCACGTGGATCGGCCTGGCCGGTCGCGTCCCGGTGCTCCGCGACGTCGTCCAGGGGGCCCTCGCCCCCTACCTCGGGCGCGGCCTGGGCGGCCCCGGGTCCGTCGAGGTGCTGGGCACGACGTACGGTGCGCCGTTCGGCCTCGCCGGCGGCTTCGACAAGGACGCCCGCGCGGTGCGCGGGCTGACGATGCTCGGCTTCGCGTACGTCGAGGTCGGCACCATCACGCCCCGCCCGCAACCGGGCAACGACGCACCGCGCATGTTCCGCGAGCTCGGGCTGCGTGGCCTGCGCAACCGCATGGGCTTCAACAACGAGGGCGCGCACGCCGCCGCCGCCTCGCTGCGCCGCCTGCGGTCGACGACCGCCGGCGCGCAGGTGCGCATCGGCGTCAACATCGGCAAGAACAAGACGACGTCGGCCGAGAACGCCGCCGAGGACTACGCGCTGTGCGCACGTGTGCTCGCGCCCTACGCCGACTACCTCGTCGTCAACGTCTCCTCGCCCAACACGCCCGGCCTGCGCGACCTGCAGACCACCGCCGAGCTGCGCCCCATCCTCACCGCCGCGCGCGACGCCGCTGACACCGCCACCTCCGGGGCGGGCCTTCCGCGCGTCCCGCTCCTGGTGAAGATCGCCCCGGACCTCGCCGACGACGACGTCGATGCCGTCGCCGACCTCGCCCTCGAGCTCGGGCTCGACGGCGTCGCCGCGGTGAACACGACCATCGGCCACGACCTCGGCCCCGGCGGGCTGTCCGGCCCACCGCTGCTGGAGCGTGGCCTCGAGGTGGTCGGCCGGCTGCGCGCCCGCCTCGGCGAGGGACCCGCGATCATCGGCTCGGGCGGCATCACCACGCCCGACGACGCCCGCGCCTACCTGGCCGCCGGGGCGAACCTCGTCCAGGGCTACACGGGCTTCATCTACGAGGGCCCGTTCTGGGCGGCACGGCTGAACCGCGCGCTCGTCGCGGACGCGAAGGCCGCGCGGTGA